A single genomic interval of Helicoverpa armigera isolate CAAS_96S chromosome 13, ASM3070526v1, whole genome shotgun sequence harbors:
- the LOC110379138 gene encoding acylphosphatase-2 — protein sequence MGADDKNALAAVEFEVYGQVQGCYFTKYCKEVAEQLGVGGWVKNSKKGTIVGKIQGTKAQLDHMINWLSNSGSPGCKIEKCDLTNWEYVAKIAYTDFTIRF from the exons ATGGGTGCTGATGATAAAAATGCTTTGGCTGCAGTGGAATTTGAGGTCTATGGGCAGGTTCAAG GTTGCTACTTCACAAAATACTGCAAAGAGGTAGCCGAACAGTTGGGAGTCGGCGGTTGGGTGAAAAACTCCAAGAAAGGGACCATTGTTGGCAAAATTCAAGGCACTAAAGCACAGCTAGATCACAT GATTAATTGGCTCAGCAACAGTGGGTCTCCAGGTTGCAAGATAGAAAAATGTGACCTCACCAATTGGGAGTACGTCGCTAAGATCGCGTACACTGACTTTACTATACGGttctag
- the LOC110379139 gene encoding uncharacterized protein LOC110379139 isoform X1 — protein sequence MPPNLSDSLLPDKSPRKLEKAGSLESCASSTEHCSCDEASYGIGDAVFSCFVVAPHVVSVWRGTWGLMELKPQLFPFAQIFLLGIVIHICFAVVRTRLLSRSAGAWSNPDGGPVSYARERVISRVYTYIFILSNIMHWRGGWGLLDMCVDAVLPDVEDPHRPILIAGITLFCYLSITGLRASRNLLASPYFLVTDGKEPTYIFTTRFNISNSRETMLYILDCIFSVTVVGSLVVFVWRGSWALLDIFLFPDDKSKSCWTSLIAGYVVVIVTFALQAPVRWSAARLHGAPRLLLADVYHLVSFVATVNVWRGVWGLLDIYFFPETPKLSNWCSHIVSLTLLILLNCSNSVIVRGVYIDAEEPAGECVVFPCHYLRLFFHKERTKKRHRRALQAAAAAAAGRKPEDASLPLQMPEEKV from the exons ATGCCACCAAACTTATCGGACTCCCTCCTGCCTGATAAAAGTCCTCGTAAGCTGGAGAAGGCCGGATCTCTGGAGTCGTGTGCTTCCTCCACCGAGCACTGCAGCTGTGATGAAGCTAGCTACGGTATAG GAGACGCGGTGTTCTCGTGCTTCGTGGTGGCTCCCCACGTGGTGAGCGTGTGGCGAGGCACTTGGGGCCTCATGGAGCTCAAGCCTCAACTGTTCCCTTTCGCGCAGATATTCCTGCTGGGGATCGTTATACATATCTGTTTTGCTGTAGTCAG AACAAGACTGCTATCCCGGTCAGCGGGTGCCTGGAGCAACCCGGACGGGGGCCCGGTATCGTACGCCCGAGAGCGCGTGATCTCTCGAGTCtacacctacatatttattctaAGCAATATTATGCATTGGCGCGGCGGCTGGGGATTGCTCGATATGTGCGTCGATGCTGTGTTACCTGATGTTGAAGATCCTCATAG GCCCATATTGATAGCAGGCATCACGTTATTCTGCTACTTATCCATCACGGGCCTGAGAGCCTCTCGCAACCTGCTCGCGTCGCCATACTTCCTAGTCACCGATGGAAAGGAGCCCACCTATATATTTACTACTAGGTTTAATATTTCT AACAGCCGAGAGACGATGCTCTACATCCTGGACTGCATATTCTCCGTGACGGTGGTGGGGTCGCTCGTGGTCTTCGTGTGGAGAGGATCCTGGGCCCTGCTGGATATCTTCCTCTTTCCTGACGATAAGAGCAAATCGTGTTGGACTTCATTG ATAGCGGGTTACGTAGTGGTTATAGTGACCTTCGCACTGCAAGCTCCAGTGCGCTGGTCTGCGGCCCGGCTGCACGGGGCGCCGCGGCTGCTGCTGGCTGATGTCTACCATCTGGTGTCTTTCGTCGCTACTGTCAACGTGTGGCGGGGTGTATGGGGACTGCTGGATATTTACTTCTTTCCTG AAACACCAAAACTCAGCAACTGGTGTTCCCACATCGTCAGCTTAACACTTCTCATACTCCTCAACTGCTCCAACTCAGTCATCGTGCGAGGAGTATACATCGATGCAGAGGAACCAGCGGGAGAGTGCGTCGTCTTCCCTTGCCACTATCTAAGGCTCTTCTTCCATAAAGAACGAACCAAGAAGAGACACAGAAGGGCCTTACAagctgcagctgctgcagcggcTGGCAGGAAACCAGAAGACGCCAGCCTTCCTCTACAAATGCCAGAAGAGAAAGTTTAG
- the LOC110379139 gene encoding uncharacterized protein LOC110379139 isoform X2, with the protein MRGSTAGLADTLASGSRAHAALLACADALFASLVVAPAVVTYWKSTWTLMDLYVLPEEPVGSAAACAAFGLCCDLLFSVFQTQLSKRLRPERGRLTYYVVSRLCTGVAGVACVGAWRGVWNLLNECTGSSARTLISTTAAAALSLAALRALRNICAAPFAIAVDSPQDYFDVPTMFRTNSRETMLYILDCIFSVTVVGSLVVFVWRGSWALLDIFLFPDDKSKSCWTSLIAGYVVVIVTFALQAPVRWSAARLHGAPRLLLADVYHLVSFVATVNVWRGVWGLLDIYFFPETPKLSNWCSHIVSLTLLILLNCSNSVIVRGVYIDAEEPAGECVVFPCHYLRLFFHKERTKKRHRRALQAAAAAAAGRKPEDASLPLQMPEEKV; encoded by the exons ATGCGCGGAAGCACCGCCGGCCTCGCCGACACGCTCGCCAGCGGCAGCCGCGCGCACGCCGCGCTGCTGGCCTGCGCCGACGCGCTCTTCGCCAGCCTCGTGGTGGCGCCGGCCGTCGTCACCTACTGGAAGTCCACCTGGACGCTCATGGACCTGTACGTACTGCCCGAGGAGCCCGTGGGCAGCGCCGCCGCGTGTGCCGCCTTCGGACTGTGCTGTGACTTGTTGTTTTCCGTGTTCCAAACGCAACTGAGCAAGCGGCTGCGGCCGGAGCGGGGCCGGCTGACGTACTACGTGGTGTCGCGGCTGTGCACGGGCGTGGCCGGCGTGGCCTGCGTGGGCGCCTGGCGCGGGGTCTGGAACCTGCTGAACGAGTGCACGGGTTCTAGCGCCAGGACGCTGATCTCGACGACGGCGGCGGCAGCGTTGTCGCTGGCGGCGTTGCGGGCGCTGAGGAACATCTGCGCCGCACCATTCGCCATCGCCGTCGACTCGCCACAGGACTATTTCGATGTTCCCACCATGTTCCGTACG AACAGCCGAGAGACGATGCTCTACATCCTGGACTGCATATTCTCCGTGACGGTGGTGGGGTCGCTCGTGGTCTTCGTGTGGAGAGGATCCTGGGCCCTGCTGGATATCTTCCTCTTTCCTGACGATAAGAGCAAATCGTGTTGGACTTCATTG ATAGCGGGTTACGTAGTGGTTATAGTGACCTTCGCACTGCAAGCTCCAGTGCGCTGGTCTGCGGCCCGGCTGCACGGGGCGCCGCGGCTGCTGCTGGCTGATGTCTACCATCTGGTGTCTTTCGTCGCTACTGTCAACGTGTGGCGGGGTGTATGGGGACTGCTGGATATTTACTTCTTTCCTG AAACACCAAAACTCAGCAACTGGTGTTCCCACATCGTCAGCTTAACACTTCTCATACTCCTCAACTGCTCCAACTCAGTCATCGTGCGAGGAGTATACATCGATGCAGAGGAACCAGCGGGAGAGTGCGTCGTCTTCCCTTGCCACTATCTAAGGCTCTTCTTCCATAAAGAACGAACCAAGAAGAGACACAGAAGGGCCTTACAagctgcagctgctgcagcggcTGGCAGGAAACCAGAAGACGCCAGCCTTCCTCTACAAATGCCAGAAGAGAAAGTTTAG